The following are encoded together in the Equus quagga isolate Etosha38 chromosome 1, UCLA_HA_Equagga_1.0, whole genome shotgun sequence genome:
- the RARG gene encoding retinoic acid receptor gamma isoform X5 has product MYDCMETFAPGPRRLYGAAGPGAGLLRRATGSSCFAGLEPFAWPQPASLQSVETQSTSSEEMVPSSPSPPPPPRVYKPCFVCNDKSSGYHYGVSSCEGCKGFFRRSIQKNMVYTCHRDKNCIINKVTRNRCQYCRLQKCFEVGMSKEAVRNDRNKKKKEVKEEGSLDSYELSPQLEELITKVSKAHQETFPSLCQLGKYTTNSSADHRVQLDLGLWDKFSELATKCIIKIVEFAKRLPGFTGLSIADQITLLKAACLDILMLRICTRYTPEQDTMTFSDGLTLNRTQMHNAGFGPLTDLVFAFAGQLLPLEMDDTETGLLSAICLICGDRMDLEEPEKVDKLQEPLLEALRLYARRRRPTQPYMFPRMLMKITDLRGISTKGAERAITLKMEIPGPMPPLIREMLENPEMFEDDSSQPGPHSKASSEDEVPGGQGKRGRSPQPDQDP; this is encoded by the exons ATGTACGACTGCATGGAAACGTTTGCCCCGGGTCCGCGACGGCTGTATGGGGCTGCCGGGCCCGGGGCCGGCTTGCTGCGCAGAGCCACGGGCAGCTCCTGTTTCGCCGGACTTGAGCCTTTTGCCTGGCCGCAGCCCGCCAGTCTGCAAT CGGTGGAGACGCAGAGCACTAGCTCAGAGGAGATGGTGCCCAGCTCGCCCtcaccccctccacctcctcgTGTCTACAAGCCCTGCTTCGTGTGCAATGACAAGTCCTCTGGCTACCACTATGGGGTCAGCTCTTGTGAAGGCTGCAAG GGCTTCTTCCGCCGCAGCATCCAAAAGAACATGGTGTACACATGTCACCGCGACAAAAACTGTATCATCAACAAGGTGACCCGGAATCGCTGCCAGTACTGCCGACTCCAGAAGTGCTTTGAAGTGGGCATGTCCAAGGAAG CCGTGCGGAATGACcggaacaagaagaagaaagaggtgaaGGAAGAAGGGTCTCTTGACAGCTATGAGCTGAGCCCTCAGTTAGAAGAGCTCATCACCAAGGTCAGCAAAGCCCATCAGGAGACCTTCCCCTCGCTCTGCCAGCTGGGCAAATACACCACG AACTCCAGTGCAGACCACCGGGTGCAGCTGGATCTGGGGCTGTGGGACAAGTTCAGTGAGCTGGCCACCAAGTGCATCATCAAGATCGTGGAGTTTGCCAAGCGGCTGCCCGGCTTCACAGGGCTCAGCATTGCTGACCAGATCACTCTCCTCAAGGCTGCCTGCCTGGACATCCTG ATGCTGCGGATCTGCACAAGGTACACCCCAGAGCAGGACACCATGACCTTCTCCGATGGGCTGACCCTGAACCGGACCCAGATGCACAACGCTGGCTTCGGGCCCCTCACAGACCTCGTCTTTGCCTTTGCTGGGCAGCTCCTGCCACTGGAGATGGATGACACGGAGACAGGGCTGCTCAGTGCCATCTGCCTCATCTGTGGAG ACCGTATGGACCTGGAGGAACCTGAAAAAGTGGACAAGCTCCAGGAGCCGTTGCTGGAAGCCCTGAGGCTATAtgcccggcggcggcggcccaCCCAGCCCTACATGTTCCCAAGGATGCTTATGAAGATCACCGACCTCCGGGGCATCAGCACCAAGG GAGCGGAAAGGGCCATTACCTTGAAGATGGAGATTCCGGGCCCGATGCCTCCCCTCATCAGAGAGATGCTGGAAAACCCTGAAATGTTTGAGGACGACTCCTCGCAGCCTGGTCCCCACTCCAAGGCCTCTAGCGAGGATGAGGTTCCTGGGGGCCAGGGCAAAAGGGGCCGCAGCCCCCAGCCTGACCAGGACCCCTGA